The Saccopteryx leptura isolate mSacLep1 chromosome 2, mSacLep1_pri_phased_curated, whole genome shotgun sequence genome has a window encoding:
- the SYT11 gene encoding synaptotagmin-11 isoform X1 produces the protein MAEITNIRPSFDVSPVVAGLIGASVLVVCVSVTVFVWTCCHQQAEKKHKTPSYKFIHMLKGISIYPETLSNKKKIIKVRRDKDGREGGRGNLLVDAAEAGLLGQDKGLSGPSSGSCIDQLPIKVNYGEELRSPIASLTPGESKTTSPSSPEEDVMLGSLTFSVDYNFPKKALVVTIQEAHGLPVMDDQTQGSDPYIKMTILPDKRHRVKTRVLRKTLDPVFDETFTFYGIPYSQLQDLVLHFLVLSFDRFSRDDVIGEVMVPLAGVDPSTGKVQLTRDIIKRNIQKCISRGELQVSLSYQPVAQRMTVVVLKARHLPKMDITGLSGNPYVKVNVYYGRKRIAKKKTHVKKCTLNPVFNESFIYDIPTELLPDISIEFLVIDFDRTTKNEVVGRLILGAHSVTASGAEHWREVCENPRKPVAKWHSLSEY, from the exons ATGTGTCACCAGTGGTGGCAGGCCTTATCGGGGCCTCTGTACTGGTTGTGTGTGTCTCGGTGACCGTCTTTGTCTGGACATGCTGCCACCAACAGGCAGAGAAGAAGCACAAGACCCCATCATACAAGTTTATTCATATGCTCAAAGGTATCAGCATATACCCAGAGACCCTCAGTAACAAGAAGAAAATCATCAAAGTGCGAAGAGATAAAGATGGGAGGGAAGGTGGACGTGGGAACCTGTTGGTGGACGCAGCAGAGGCTGGCCTGCTGGGTCAAGACAAGGGTCTCAGCGGACCTAGCTCTGGATCTTGTATAGACCAATTACCCATCAAAGTGAACTATGGGGAAGAACTGAGGAGCCCCATTGCAAGCCTAACCCCTGGGGAGAGCAAAACTACTTCTCCATCATCTCCAGAGGAGGATGTCATGCTGGGATCTCTCACCTTCTCAGTGGACTATAACTTCCCCAAAAAAGCCCTGGTGGTGACAATCCAGGAGGCTCATGGGCTGCCTGTGATGGATGACCAAACCCAGGGCTCTGATCCCTACATCAAAATGACCATCCTTCCTGACAAGCGGCATCGGGTGAAGACCAGAGTGCTGCGAAAGACCCTGGACCCTGTGTTTGACGAGACCTTCACCTTCTATGGCATCCCATACAGCCAGCTCCAGGACCTGGTGCTGCATTTCCTCGTCCTCAGCTTTGACCGTTTTTCTCGGGATGACGTCATTGGGGAGGTCATGGTGCCCCTGGCTGGGGTGGACCCCAGCACAGGCAAGGTACAGCTGACTAGGGACATCATCAAAAGGAACATCCAG AAGTGCATTAGCAGAGGGGAGCTCCAGGTGTCTCTGTCATATCAGCCTGTGGCACAGAGAATGACAGTGGTGGTCCTCAAAGCCAGACACTTGCCGAAGATGGATATCACCGGTCTCTCAGGTA ATCCTTATGTCAAGGTGAACGTCTACTACGGCAGAAAACGCATTGCCAAGAAGAAAACCCATGTGAAGAAGTGCACTTTGAATCCAGTCTTCAATGAATCTTTCATCTATGACATCCCCACTGAACTCCTGCCTGATATTAGCATCGAATTCCTCGTCATCGACTTTGATCGCACCACCAAGAACGAGGTGGTAGGGAGGCTGATCCTGGGGGCGCACAGTGTCACAGCCAGCGGTGCCGAACACTGGAGAGAGGTCTGTGAGAACCCCCGCAAGCCTGTGGCCAAGTGGCACAGTCTGAGCGAGTACTAA
- the SYT11 gene encoding synaptotagmin-11 isoform X2, with amino-acid sequence MAEITNIRPSFDVSPVVAGLIGASVLVVCVSVTVFVWTCCHQQAEKKHKTPSYKFIHMLKGISIYPETLSNKKKIIKVRRDKDGREGGRGNLLVDAAEAGLLGQDKGLSGPSSGSCIDQLPIKVNYGEELRSPIASLTPGESKTTSPSSPEEDVMLGSLTFSVDYNFPKKALVVTIQEAHGLPVMDDQTQGSDPYIKMTILPDKRHRVKTRVLRKTLDPVFDETFTFYGIPYSQLQDLVLHFLVLSFDRFSRDDVIGEVMVPLAGVDPSTGKVQLTRDIIKRNIQKCISRGELQVSLSYQPVAQRMTVVVLKARHLPKMDITGLSDPYVKVNVYYGRKRIAKKKTHVKKCTLNPVFNESFIYDIPTELLPDISIEFLVIDFDRTTKNEVVGRLILGAHSVTASGAEHWREVCENPRKPVAKWHSLSEY; translated from the exons ATGTGTCACCAGTGGTGGCAGGCCTTATCGGGGCCTCTGTACTGGTTGTGTGTGTCTCGGTGACCGTCTTTGTCTGGACATGCTGCCACCAACAGGCAGAGAAGAAGCACAAGACCCCATCATACAAGTTTATTCATATGCTCAAAGGTATCAGCATATACCCAGAGACCCTCAGTAACAAGAAGAAAATCATCAAAGTGCGAAGAGATAAAGATGGGAGGGAAGGTGGACGTGGGAACCTGTTGGTGGACGCAGCAGAGGCTGGCCTGCTGGGTCAAGACAAGGGTCTCAGCGGACCTAGCTCTGGATCTTGTATAGACCAATTACCCATCAAAGTGAACTATGGGGAAGAACTGAGGAGCCCCATTGCAAGCCTAACCCCTGGGGAGAGCAAAACTACTTCTCCATCATCTCCAGAGGAGGATGTCATGCTGGGATCTCTCACCTTCTCAGTGGACTATAACTTCCCCAAAAAAGCCCTGGTGGTGACAATCCAGGAGGCTCATGGGCTGCCTGTGATGGATGACCAAACCCAGGGCTCTGATCCCTACATCAAAATGACCATCCTTCCTGACAAGCGGCATCGGGTGAAGACCAGAGTGCTGCGAAAGACCCTGGACCCTGTGTTTGACGAGACCTTCACCTTCTATGGCATCCCATACAGCCAGCTCCAGGACCTGGTGCTGCATTTCCTCGTCCTCAGCTTTGACCGTTTTTCTCGGGATGACGTCATTGGGGAGGTCATGGTGCCCCTGGCTGGGGTGGACCCCAGCACAGGCAAGGTACAGCTGACTAGGGACATCATCAAAAGGAACATCCAG AAGTGCATTAGCAGAGGGGAGCTCCAGGTGTCTCTGTCATATCAGCCTGTGGCACAGAGAATGACAGTGGTGGTCCTCAAAGCCAGACACTTGCCGAAGATGGATATCACCGGTCTCTCAG ATCCTTATGTCAAGGTGAACGTCTACTACGGCAGAAAACGCATTGCCAAGAAGAAAACCCATGTGAAGAAGTGCACTTTGAATCCAGTCTTCAATGAATCTTTCATCTATGACATCCCCACTGAACTCCTGCCTGATATTAGCATCGAATTCCTCGTCATCGACTTTGATCGCACCACCAAGAACGAGGTGGTAGGGAGGCTGATCCTGGGGGCGCACAGTGTCACAGCCAGCGGTGCCGAACACTGGAGAGAGGTCTGTGAGAACCCCCGCAAGCCTGTGGCCAAGTGGCACAGTCTGAGCGAGTACTAA